One Sander vitreus isolate 19-12246 chromosome 22, sanVit1, whole genome shotgun sequence DNA segment encodes these proteins:
- the LOC144537079 gene encoding uncharacterized protein LOC144537079 produces MESQLELQLEPYQDSQLEQGAQLESDLESYRDSQVNLGAKLESHLDSYQDSQLYLGAQLESQLESYRDSQQEQWLQVESELESQLDLDQDLQHEQWLQVESELESQLDLYQDSQQEHWSQVESQLESYRDSQLDLGVQLESQLDLYRDSQQEQWSQVESQLESYRDSQLDLGAQLESQLESQLDLYRDSQQEQWSQVESHLESYRDSQLALGAQLESQLESQLDSQQELGAQLESQQESYRDSQLEVGSQLE; encoded by the coding sequence ATGGAGTCCCAGTTGGAGTTGCAGCTAGAGCCATATCAGGATTCACAGCTGGAGCAGGGGGCCCAGTTGGAGTCAGATCTGGAGTCATATCGGGATTCACAGGTGAATCTAGGGGCCAAACTGGAGTCACATCTGGATTCATATCAGGATTCACAGCTGTATCTAGGGGCCCAGCTGGAGTCACAGCTGGAGTCATATCGGGATTCACAACAGGAGCAGTGGTTACAGGTGGAGTCAGAGCTGGAGTCACAGCTGGATTTAGATCAGGATTTACAACATGAGCAGTGGTTACAGGTGGAGTCAGAGCTGGAGTCACAATTGGATTTATATCAGGATTCCCAGCAGGAGCATTGGTCACAGGTGGAGTCACAGCTGGAGTCATATCGGGATTCACAGCTGGATCTAGGGGTCCAGCTGGAGTCACAGCTGGATTTATATCGGGATTCACAGCAGGAGCAGTGGTCACAGGTGGAGTCACAGCTGGAGTCATATCGGGATTCACAGCTGGATCTAGGGGCCCAGCTGGAGTCACAGCTGGAGTCACAGCTGGATTTATATCGGGATTCACAGCAGGAGCAGTGGTCACAGGTGGAGTCACATCTGGAGTCATATCGGGATTCACAGCTGGCTCTAGGGGCCCAACTGGAGTCACAGCTGGAGTCACAGCTGGATTCACAGCAGGAGCTGGGTGCCCAGCTGGAGTCACAGCAGGAGTCATATCGGGATTCACAgctggaggtggggtcacagcTGGAGTAA